Proteins from a genomic interval of Oncorhynchus mykiss isolate Arlee chromosome 21, USDA_OmykA_1.1, whole genome shotgun sequence:
- the LOC110512266 gene encoding endonuclease domain-containing 1 protein, with product MMGVLKHLSALLLFSSLHSALSEVVVKFDPKCKGFFLDEKTPNISGILLDGTAQNHYKPICQLFNNVYRYATLYDTANRIPVFSAYTFIGTGGDSIKRPAWKIEPQLDEETDPNMALATPGINYPNQAVKEDYVGAEDTHKVNRGHMFPNEHASDTESKNSTFTLTNCVPQAVSSNAFSWCNMEKSVKKILENNCKDANNKIKAYVVTGAVPSNGNTLKNRVNIPSHLWSAYCCYNRNLEKWMAKAYWSENVPEVCGKKRLKPLALTDLYEKLNVIYPGGEVSVFPQQCSSDFQLRLAGEYLDLDGKDGGRDGQEEDDECACPSGKTVKQVEN from the exons ATGATGGGGGTATTGAAgcatctctctgctctcctccttttctcaTCCCTTCATAGTGCGCTCTCTGAGGTGGTGGTGAAGTTCGATCCAAAGTGCAAGGGGTTCTTCCTGGATGAGAAGACTCCAAATATTTCGGGTATTTTGCTTGATGGGACTGCACAGAACCATTACAAACCGATTTGCCAGTTGTTCAACAATGTCTACCGGTATGCAACTCTTTATGACACAGCCAACAGGATCCCTGTGTTCTCAGCCTACACCTTCATCGGTACTGGGGGCGACAGCATCAAAAGACCGGCATGGAAGATAGAACCACAG CTGGATGAAGAGACAGATCCCAATATGGCACTGGCTACCCCGGGAATCAATTACCCAAATCAGGCTGTCAAAGAAGACTATGTTGGGGCAGAGGACACACACAAGGTGAACAGAGGTCACATGTTTCCAAATGAGCATGCGAGTGATACAGAAAGCAAGAATTCCACCTTCACCTTAACCAACTGCGTTCCGCAAGCAGTGTCCTCAAATGCGTTTAGCTGGTGTAACATGGAGAAAAGTGTCAAAAAGATTCTTGAGAACAACTGTAAGGACGCCAACAACAAGATAAAAGCCTATGTGGTGACCGGAGCGGTGCCCAGTAACGGCAACACACTGAAGAACCGGGTGAACATCCCATCTCACCTGTGGTCTGCCTATTGTTGTTACAACAGAAACCTGGAGAAGTGGATGGCCAAGGCCTATTGGAGCGAGAATGTTCCAGAGGTGTGTGGGAAAAAAAGGTTGAAACCACTTGCGTTGACAGATCTGTATGAAAAGCTGAACGTAATCTATCCCGGAGGCGAAGTCAGTGTATTTCCCCAGCAGTGTTCAAGTGATTTCCAGCTCAGGTTAGCAGGTGAATATTTAGATTTGGATGGGAAGGACGGAGGAAGAGATGGGCAAGAAGAGGATGATGAGTGTGCCTGTCCTTCTGGAAAGACTGTGAAACAGGTAGAGAACTGA
- the LOC110512265 gene encoding type I phosphatidylinositol 4,5-bisphosphate 4-phosphatase-A isoform X2, with amino-acid sequence MADGERSPLLSDQHDGTNGASYGFPPRPQSAPPFLSPSAPPPVLFGEAPPPYSPLGSPDIGSSPIISCRVCQSAINVEGKTHQHVVKCVICNEATPIKNAPAGKKYVRCPCNCLLICKVTSQRIACPRLYCKRVMNLGLVPAAGSGSGSPEPQQLAGVRVVCGHCRNTFLWTDFSDRTLARCPHCRKVSSVGRRYPRRRGLWCFLLFLVFTGGTAGLVLGTCKSALLNRGIYASWVFLILLAVLSMCRMIYWGCLKISEPIQNSP; translated from the exons ATGGCGGATGGAGAGCGTAGCCCGTTGCTTTCGGACCAGCACGACGGGACGAATGGTGCCTCGTATGGCTTTCCCCCGAGGCCACAG AGTGCCCCTCCATTCCTCAGCCCCAGTGCCCCTCCTCCAGTCCTGTTCGGTGAAGCCCCGCCTCCCTACTCTCCCCTGGGCAGCCCAGACATTGGCAGCTCCCCCATCATCAGTTGCAG GGTGTGTCAGAGTGCCATCAACGTGGAGGGAAAGACACACCAACACGTAGTCAAGTGTGTCATCTGCAATGAGGCTACG CCtataaagaatgctccagcaggGAAGAAGTATGTACGCTGCCCCTGTAACTGTCTCCTCATCTGTAAAGTCACCTCCCAGAGGATCGCCTGTCCCCGACTTtactg TAAGCGTGTCATGAACTTGGGTCTGGTGCCTGCTGCAGGGTCCGGTTCAGGCAGTCCAGAACCTCAACAACTCGCTGGGGTCAGAGTGGTCTGTGGACACTGCAGAAACACATTCCTG tggaCTGATTTCTCAGACAGAACGTTAGCCAGATGCCCCCACTGCAGAAAAGT CTCTTCTGTTGGCCGGCGGTACCCCAGGAGGCGGGGCTTGTGGTGTTTCCTGTTGTTTTTGGTTTTCACTGGCGGCACGGCAGGACTAGTG TTGGGAACGTGTAAATCAGCCTTGCTCAACAGAGGGATCTATGCCTCCTGGGTCTTCCTGATTCTCCTGGCTGTACTGAGCATGTGCAGAATGATCTACTGGGGCTGTCTGAAGATCAGCGAACCTATACAGAACAGCCCATAG
- the LOC110512265 gene encoding type I phosphatidylinositol 4,5-bisphosphate 4-phosphatase-B isoform X1, with protein sequence MADGERSPLLSDQHDGTNGASYGFPPRPQSFPPFLSPSAPPFLSPSAPPPVLFGEAPPPYSPLGSPDIGSSPIISCRVCQSAINVEGKTHQHVVKCVICNEATPIKNAPAGKKYVRCPCNCLLICKVTSQRIACPRLYCKRVMNLGLVPAAGSGSGSPEPQQLAGVRVVCGHCRNTFLWTDFSDRTLARCPHCRKVSSVGRRYPRRRGLWCFLLFLVFTGGTAGLVLGTCKSALLNRGIYASWVFLILLAVLSMCRMIYWGCLKISEPIQNSP encoded by the exons ATGGCGGATGGAGAGCGTAGCCCGTTGCTTTCGGACCAGCACGACGGGACGAATGGTGCCTCGTATGGCTTTCCCCCGAGGCCACAGA gtttccctccattcctcagcCCCAGTGCCCCTCCATTCCTCAGCCCCAGTGCCCCTCCTCCAGTCCTGTTCGGTGAAGCCCCGCCTCCCTACTCTCCCCTGGGCAGCCCAGACATTGGCAGCTCCCCCATCATCAGTTGCAG GGTGTGTCAGAGTGCCATCAACGTGGAGGGAAAGACACACCAACACGTAGTCAAGTGTGTCATCTGCAATGAGGCTACG CCtataaagaatgctccagcaggGAAGAAGTATGTACGCTGCCCCTGTAACTGTCTCCTCATCTGTAAAGTCACCTCCCAGAGGATCGCCTGTCCCCGACTTtactg TAAGCGTGTCATGAACTTGGGTCTGGTGCCTGCTGCAGGGTCCGGTTCAGGCAGTCCAGAACCTCAACAACTCGCTGGGGTCAGAGTGGTCTGTGGACACTGCAGAAACACATTCCTG tggaCTGATTTCTCAGACAGAACGTTAGCCAGATGCCCCCACTGCAGAAAAGT CTCTTCTGTTGGCCGGCGGTACCCCAGGAGGCGGGGCTTGTGGTGTTTCCTGTTGTTTTTGGTTTTCACTGGCGGCACGGCAGGACTAGTG TTGGGAACGTGTAAATCAGCCTTGCTCAACAGAGGGATCTATGCCTCCTGGGTCTTCCTGATTCTCCTGGCTGTACTGAGCATGTGCAGAATGATCTACTGGGGCTGTCTGAAGATCAGCGAACCTATACAGAACAGCCCATAG